TTGGGCTTGTGTAGAAGTGCTACTTGAATATGGCTAAACAATAACGTCTTACCAAGGAGTAACAGCCATGTCTTACAGGAGGTTCAGGCAATGTCCGCCTTAATGTGCCACTCTCTGGTGCACTGCTCACACATTCCTGACACAAAAATAGCGTTTGAGTCAAATTGTCTGAGGATTGTCCAGTGCCTTGGCAGACGGCCCATCAGGTCCTCAAGCTTACATTTTTGTGGGTCTAGcaattgacttttttgttaCATAACCCTTGTTACTGCCTCCTGCCTCAGCAGCAATGACATGCTGCGAAAGGCTTTGCCAACGCGGTTCACAAATCAGACCGTGTTGGCCTTTCCCATCAAGAATACCCAACAGAAAATTAGAttcaccctcgaccatctctgtgtggagtttatgttctccgggttctccgttttcctcccacattccaaaaacatgctaggttaattggcgactccaaattgtccataggtatgaatgtgagtgtgaatggttgtttgtctatatgtgcccggtgattagctggcgaccagtccagagtgtactcagcctctcgcccgaagacagctgggataggctccagcacccctgtgaccctcgtgaagataagcagtagagaatgaatgaatgaatttcaacttttgatcagatgatgaacagcctatttcactttaatgcttatttgtaataaattgcttactcaattttttttttgcctcactcCCATTTCAAATTCTACTTTGAACCTCCTCATGataaaacagtgcaaaatgtaaattcttgcaatttttcaactggtcttaaaattgtaTATCTTAAATGCTCCAATCAATGCATCTATTCAATTAAAGTATACTCTAGTCACAAAAGcaacagacagctgggatctcTAATTAGCATTGGGTCCAAAAACTTTGGTATAATCAACACACCATCATCACAAATAGATTACTGCCCTGTGGGAAACAACATATTATTTGAATGTAAAGTTTTTGAAATAATCATGTATAATTTTTGTTGACAGTAACAGAGATTACCAGTTTGTAGCCTACTTTGTGGTTCTTGTTTCCATGCAAGTTGAAAATAAGTTAAATGGTAAATATATtctaattaaaaacacaaaaactgtaTGTTAAAACAGCTTACCATAGTGCTGGTGTCAGACCACCTTGGACTTATCTCAGAGTCTGAATCAGTGCTGGACTCCACTTTACACATCTCctgaataaaacacaaacacattccaTCTTCAATGTAGCCAACATTGAATTAATAAGATGCCATTGTGTCAGTTCACCATGTATTTGAAGGCAAGCTGCTCCATGTTGCTGGATTGGCCACCATCATTATGATCTGCAGCACACAGACAACACAATAACATACAAAAACTAGCTATGTTGCGATTTTAGTTAAAATtcacacgaaaaaaaaaacaaccgtcGACTTTTACAATGTTCAGTTAATTAATGCTGACATATTCACCTGGAATTAAATGTTGTCTTCTCCTGGAAGCCATATATGTGTGGACTTACTGAAACAATGCTAGTATAGATAGTGCTAATGTTGTCGATCCCGCCGTAAAAAACGACTTAATTAACAATTGATTAAGGTTTGCTACTTCCGCCACAGGTGTTTTCCTCCCACTCCCGCCATCGATGTTCATTACtgtttaacaaaataaaacttcCGGAGTAATTAATCTGATATTCAGAAACATCCGCAGTAGGTAGAGCTTGATTGGTTTGATTTCcggtaaaacaacaacaacaacgtacaagtaaataaataaatgtataaataaagtgATAAATCTGGGTGAATGTCATACTAATATGTGTAGTTTACCAAGTTTCTGGATGAAAGCAATAGTACTATTACTCGTTTCTAAAATCGGTCCACCTAATATTTAGTATTTGGAAtgatgaaagtaaaaaaaagatcatAGATATAAAATTAGTTgtttgcttattttattttaattatcatgatttttaacaaaatcaaacttattttaaaaacttACAGAAATAGTAATGTTctcaataaatatttcaattcagaaatcagaatcagaatgccctttattgccattttacatatagtagaatgaaattgcagcagctccattttcagtgcaagacagtatgacagtaccaaatatagaaatagaaaataaatagaagaattagaagaataagAGGGGGGAGGCCGAATGTGTCCAGTTTTGTGTTTAGAATGTCCGGGATGATGATATTGATGGCTCAACTGTAGTCAACGAAGAGCAATCTGGCATAGGCCTGCTGCTGTTCCAGGTGACTCAGCACAGCATGCAGAGTTGTTGTGATGGCGTCCACTGTAGATCTATTCGTCCAGTGGGCAAACTGGTGGTGGTCAAGTGTGGGGGGATAGTCCTTGATGTGTCGGAGTACCAGTCTCTCAAAACACTTCATGATTACTGGGGTGAGGGCCACAGAGCGGTAATCGTTGAGGCTGTTTGGAGGTGATTTCTTCGGGGTGGGGGTTATTGTGGCTCATTTTAAGCATGTTGGAACGATCGTTTGGGTCAATGAGAgattaaagattaaataaataataataataaataaatgaaagatcGTGGCGAACCTTGGTGAATGTCATATTGCTTTCCCAAATGTTGATGTTCAGTTTCCATAACGTGTACacttattatttagtatttataagtaaattaaatatagaaaaaatttACATAAATATTTAACACTGTAGTTGTCTTGCACACAAGCTCCTCAGTTGTGTTGCACACAAGCTCCTCACTGTACCATTATAGTCATTGTATTTGAACAAAGTCAAACTTCCGGTGATTTTCAAGATAAAATTCTAATTATCTATAGAAAGTGATTGATTGGCTTAATTTCCGGTAAACTTACCAAACTACAAATGCTagccatgaataaataaacgaaTGAACAAATGCAATGGCAATCCTAAACTTATTAATGTAAATAGCTGTCATTGTGTATTCCAATGCCGGTTCGCAGTTGTACGGAGGGAACCAACGAACTTGACTACCATGGCCCGCACCCCCTCCTGCCGTGCGTAAGATCCGGCCTAGGGGAAAGGGATGAATGTTAATTTCAAAGATGGCGGCggagggaggagggaaggaGATGAACGAAATTAAAACTCAGTTCACCACCCGGGAAGGCGTCTATAAACTCCTCACTCACTCCGAATACAGCCGTCCGAACAGAGTGCCTTTCAACTCGCAGGGTTCCAACCCGGTCAAAGTCTCCTTCGTCAACGTCAACGACCAGTCGGGCAACGGCGACAGGATCTGTTTCAATGTAGGCCGTGAGCTCTACTTCTACATCTACAAAGGCGTTAGAAAGGTaccgtgctaacatgctaactgtcaacGGACTCTGTTTCCGGGGGTTTAGTGCCTCTCCTTGTCGATCACATTCGGGCGAGTAGTCGCCTGGTTGTGGCTGTCCGTTCGCTGTGTTTCGGTCAACTCTGGCAGGTGTGTGACTTTGAAATAAGCCAACAGGCTAGCTAGCTTCAGTACTAGCATACTAGTTAGCACAGCGACTCAACTAGCTGTCGAGGCCAGATGCTACGTTCAACTCCGAAGTTGGTCATTTTGTTCGTTTATTCACCGTGTTTGCTTTGGGAGTTGtgttgaaatgtatttatttgaaatttaGAACGGTTTAGACTGCCAATAACTTGTGTTGACAAGTGACAGCTCCATTGTTAAACCACCTGTCGACGCCCCATATTCTGACAGGTGTCCATTTagctttgttattattgttttgaaTGGAGTTAGCCAGCTAAGTTGCATCTAGACGGGTTGCTAGGACAAATTATAGCCAATGGTAATGCCACCGAGTATGCTACTTTGTATTTAGGAATGTCTTAGGAATAATCATCCTTTGGTTAAAAGTTTGACACTGTCATGCAGCTAATGTCAATTTAATTCAACAATATACTGAACATGCCTCCCATCTCAAGGTCTTGAATTAGGTGAACAAAATAATAGAAGTACCCTCTGTGTGATTATAAATATCAAGAACAAACGACTTGTGTATAGTATCCCATTGTTATGGCAGTAAACAGCAATTTCTTCCAACAAGTCAGCTGACTGCTAAATTGAAGCGGAAACAGTGCGGGTCATGTGTGTCGTCAATACCTAATATAACCACAGTCACCACAACTTGGAGCAAATGTGTACAGTGAGACTGTGAAATGTCGACGTCATGGTCGCCTCTTTGCCAGGTATTGCTTAGATGATGCATGCTTCGTCATATGCAGAGATTAAGGCTGTTTCAGGTTGGAAAACTGCTATGTGCTTTgaaattattagttttttttaactgtgatgTGTATGTATTGATGTAACAATGTAAAAGTGCTTGACATTGACTTGGTGTGATGTCTGTGAACAGTGTAGTACTAGCAGTCACTGTTTTATTAAGTGGACAACATCCAGTGTGACGTGTAGCGGAAGTTTCCATTGCAGCGGTGGTGTTGACTGTAAATAATCAACCAACAGGATGACTGTTGTAAGGCTGCTTGAGATACCTGTATGTAGTATCTGGCTGTATTTTCCAACATCATGTGTGTCCCATTGTGGTCATCCCACCCCTCCAGGCTGCCGACCTGAGCAAGCCCATAGACAAGCGCATCTACAAGGGAACACAGCCCACCTGTCATGACTTTAACCACCCCACTGCGACGGCTGAGAGCGTGTCCCTGCTGGTGGGGTTCTCCGCAGGGCAAGTGCAGCTCATTGACCCTATCAAAAAGGAGACGAGCAAGCTCTTTAATGAGGAGGTAAGTCTTGATTGTTGATTGTTTTTGACCTACAATGAGGTAATAGTGACCtaccaggaagtaaacaaagctTTGTCGGTGGtttgtccgggtactctggtttcctcccacattctaaaaacatgctaggttaattggtgactccaaatagtccataggtatgaatgtgagtgtgaatcgttgtttggctggcgaccagtccagggtgtaccccgcctctcccctgaagacagctgggataggctcgagcacccccgtgaccctcatgaaaatgaatgaatgaattaatgtttgatCTGGGtgtgtgctagcatgaattCACTTGACACCGAACAAAATATGAACGCTGGCGCTCCACGCTGACATAATGTCATCATAGCCCATCGTCATGCATTCACGCACAACATCAGCATTTGGGAACAACaatgaatgaggaaaaatattgtgtttgtgGCGGACAAAGTTATACGTAACTCTCTCTTTGTCTCACGGCAAAACGATGGCGCGTTCAATGACCACTgggaaacacataaaaaaacaaaagaacaaacTATGGGCTTTTaactgtatattcattcattcattcattttctaccgctttttcctcacgagggtcgcggggggtgctggagcctatcccagctgtcttcgggcgtaaggcggggtacaccctggactggtcgccagccaatcacagggcacatatagacaaacaaccattcacactcacattcatacctatggacaatttggagtcgccaattaacctagcatgtttttggaatgtgggaggaaaccggagtacccggagaaaacccacgcatgcacggggagactgtatattattttccaATAAAATAACAGCCCTTGTGCTGTTAATATGCATTTACATATAATTtgattttgttatttacatttttttttaacattaccgAAAAGTTCTCCATGGCCCGGTTTTTAGTGTGTGCGCCCAGCATCAATGCTCATGCGCCCAAACAGGATTCTCAATCTGTACACAATATTGCATTGTGGAAATagttattataaaattaaatattaaaccaATACTTTATAAACAGAGTGACTCAAAGTAATCCACATAATGGAAATCCCACTGTACACACTGTCTTAAAATTGCAGTACTATGTTGCAGTATTGAAGTGAAGTGATGGCACATGTGCTGAAGCCCAAATGAGTGCAGCGCAGTGTGAGTGCATGTTAAATGTGCCCTCACATTCCTAAACTTTACTTCCAACTATAGCTGTGTCCCAGTTATGAGGCACAGACATCTAAGGAGGCCACACCTTCCAAAACACCTCCAAAAGCCAACCATTGTTATTTAAAGAGACAGTCTAGCCTTGGGGAAATTCTTGCTTGTGGCGCATGTTTGCCATCCTGATGTCATGATGCTATTAATGTcagctattttattttttggagatCCCTGAAAGTTGAAGATATGGCACTATATTTCCAAAACCCACATTTGTGCTGCCATATTGTGCTGTACTCTGCAAAACACAGGAAAAAGAAGCCGCATTTGTTATGTAATTTCCCTTTAAATACGTGAATTGGGACATGGCTAATGTTTGCTTTGTGATGCTATTATCCTGACATTGTTTCACTCTTCTTTGCCAGAGACTAATTGACAAGTCCAGAGTCACATGTGTGAAGTGGGTACCATACTCTGAGAACCTCTTCCTTGTGTCGCATGCAAGTGGGAATATGTACCTGTACAACGTGGAGCACACGTGTGGTACCACGGCGCCCCATTACCAGTTGCTCAAACAGGGCGAGAACTACTCTGTACACACCTGTAAGAGCAAATCCACGCGCAACCCCCTCCTCAAATGGACAGTCGGCGAGGGCGCCCTCAATGAGTTTTCCTTCTCCCCAGACGGCAAGTTCCTGGCCTGTGTGAGCCAGGACGGGTTCCTGCGTGTGTTCAACTTTGATAGTGTGGAGCTCCACGGCACTATGAAGAGCTACTTTGGCGGCTTGTTGTGCGTGTGCTGGAGCCCCGACGGGAAATACATTGTTGCGGGCGGCGAGGATGACCTTGTGACTGTGTGGTCCTTCTTGGACTGCCGCGTCATCGCCCGGGGTCACGGCCACAAGTCGTGGGTGAGCGTGGTGGCGTttgaccactacactaccagcGTGGAAGAGAGCGACCCGCTGGAGTTCAGCGGCAGCGACGAGGACTTCCAAGATCAGATGATCAACTTTGGGCGGGACCGGGCCAACAGCACGCAGTCGCGCCTCTCCAAGCGCAACTCCACGGAGAGCCGGCCTGTGAGCGTCACATACCGCTTTGGCTCAGTGGGCCAGGACACTCAGCTGTGCCTATGGGAC
The sequence above is drawn from the Doryrhamphus excisus isolate RoL2022-K1 chromosome 13, RoL_Dexc_1.0, whole genome shotgun sequence genome and encodes:
- the wdr20a gene encoding WD repeat-containing protein 20 isoform X1, which codes for MLISKMAAEGGGKEMNEIKTQFTTREGVYKLLTHSEYSRPNRVPFNSQGSNPVKVSFVNVNDQSGNGDRICFNVGRELYFYIYKGVRKAADLSKPIDKRIYKGTQPTCHDFNHPTATAESVSLLVGFSAGQVQLIDPIKKETSKLFNEERLIDKSRVTCVKWVPYSENLFLVSHASGNMYLYNVEHTCGTTAPHYQLLKQGENYSVHTCKSKSTRNPLLKWTVGEGALNEFSFSPDGKFLACVSQDGFLRVFNFDSVELHGTMKSYFGGLLCVCWSPDGKYIVAGGEDDLVTVWSFLDCRVIARGHGHKSWVSVVAFDHYTTSVEESDPLEFSGSDEDFQDQMINFGRDRANSTQSRLSKRNSTESRPVSVTYRFGSVGQDTQLCLWDLTEDILFPHLPLSRTRTHTNVMNATSLPAGATILANTSSNATNGNNSGASTPGVNSVSTTLPRSNSLPHSTGTTPTVTTTITTTTTTTTINNSNKAVGGGGSIMDSAIATGVSKFATLSLHDRKERHHEKDHKRNHSMGHISSKSSDKLNLLTKSKTDAAKTLGTLLCPRMEDVPLLEPLICKKIAHERLTVLIFLEDCLVTACQEGFICTWARPGKVGLLSSQNQASSPSGTVV